In one window of Silvanigrella paludirubra DNA:
- a CDS encoding amidohydrolase family protein: MNCNEIIFSKKILLKEGALYKIFPASIEISGNHIHKVTKLSLESYQESLSKEKHLKKVTIHDFGDRLITPSFINSHTHIAMNFFRSFFNTNSKPNNLIEDIFYKAESLLTPSDVRAFSRIGAFENILNGNGLIWDHYYYGEEIAKACLETGIGAVIAPTLQDISGPGVAICRKMLDETYKIHSNHLYENSGIYAAFGPHATDTVSESLWKEILEGSKELNIPIHAHIAQSYEEINRIYKKHKTTPIQFLNSLGILKNPSSNLFIHGIYLNKKDFKLLQSKNNALVFCPFSQMIFQFPANIIDWYKNKLKWFVATDCVASNDSMNLQKELKMVSGFPSLQNTFSNHLNLIEKYTQKNKTLFLKEKSNIKKIQIKFADSSFLLNKVFEGPGTFHNHFKAGIIQQGALANLNIWDLNHPSMWPSDNIPRNLSMGDTTGAIYNMMICGKWISNNGNFIQSILESDIYKMSLKEANDRLRYLLKKI; this comes from the coding sequence GTGAATTGCAATGAAATTATTTTTTCCAAAAAAATCCTCCTTAAAGAAGGGGCTTTATATAAAATTTTCCCTGCTTCAATAGAAATATCAGGAAATCATATTCACAAAGTCACAAAGCTCTCATTAGAATCTTATCAAGAATCTCTTTCAAAAGAAAAGCATTTAAAAAAAGTAACCATTCATGATTTTGGCGATCGACTTATTACCCCTTCGTTTATTAATTCACACACTCACATAGCCATGAATTTTTTTAGAAGTTTTTTTAATACAAATTCAAAACCAAATAATTTAATTGAAGATATTTTTTATAAAGCGGAATCTTTATTAACACCTTCAGATGTAAGAGCTTTTTCTAGAATAGGAGCGTTTGAAAATATTTTAAATGGAAATGGACTCATATGGGACCATTATTATTATGGAGAAGAAATTGCAAAAGCTTGTTTAGAAACGGGGATAGGAGCTGTAATAGCACCAACACTTCAAGACATATCTGGTCCTGGAGTCGCAATTTGTAGAAAAATGTTAGATGAAACATACAAAATTCATTCAAATCATTTGTATGAAAATTCAGGAATATATGCAGCATTTGGTCCACACGCAACAGATACTGTAAGTGAAAGTCTTTGGAAAGAAATTCTTGAAGGTTCAAAAGAATTAAATATTCCAATACATGCACATATTGCACAATCATACGAAGAAATAAATAGAATTTATAAAAAACATAAAACAACTCCTATACAATTTTTAAATTCACTAGGAATTTTAAAAAATCCATCGTCTAACTTATTTATTCATGGAATTTATTTAAATAAAAAAGATTTTAAATTACTTCAAAGTAAAAATAATGCTCTTGTTTTTTGCCCATTTTCACAAATGATATTTCAATTTCCTGCAAATATTATTGACTGGTATAAAAATAAATTAAAATGGTTTGTTGCAACAGATTGTGTAGCAAGCAATGATTCAATGAATCTTCAAAAAGAACTTAAAATGGTTTCTGGTTTCCCAAGTCTACAAAATACATTCAGTAATCACTTAAATTTAATAGAAAAATATACTCAAAAAAATAAAACGTTATTTTTAAAAGAAAAGAGTAATATAAAAAAAATTCAAATTAAATTTGCTGATAGCAGTTTTTTATTAAACAAAGTTTTTGAAGGACCAGGAACATTTCATAATCATTTTAAAGCGGGCATTATTCAACAAGGAGCACTCGCAAATTTAAATATTTGGGATTTAAATCACCCCTCCATGTGGCCTTCAGACAACATCCCTCGTAATTTATCAATGGGTGATACGACAGGTGCAATTTATAATATGATGATTTGTGGAAAATGGATTAGCAATAATGGAAATTTTATTCAAAGTATTTTGGAGTCAGATATTTATAAAATGTCTTTAAAAGAAGCAAACGATAGGTTAAGATATCTCCTTAAAAAAATATAA
- a CDS encoding alpha/beta fold hydrolase, with product MEYKILNLKYKNSQNISKIKYPVVLLRGLGRSMSFWLDFEHELSKFCDIIFIDLLGTGGSKDLFGRVHISKFALDVLYTLKKNNILNFHLAGISLGGMVSLEISRLISNEEWMNMNLKSVCIMSSSSSGFNLKRINYKPLFLILFSVFLSFIKGKPSHKLFSKYLISNDSKVNKKQIVKIWDDIWKKESFSKIALIRQLLAAAFYRIKVNKKILKYNYLFIVSKGDLLVPWNNTIFLWDKVPFAELCILDNLGHDITTDDPVLISGILNNFFKKFE from the coding sequence ATGGAATACAAAATATTAAATTTAAAATATAAAAATTCTCAAAATATTTCAAAAATAAAATATCCTGTCGTCTTGCTTAGAGGTTTAGGGCGTTCTATGAGTTTTTGGTTAGATTTTGAACATGAATTATCAAAATTTTGCGATATTATTTTTATTGATTTACTAGGAACAGGTGGAAGTAAAGATTTATTTGGAAGGGTTCATATTTCAAAGTTCGCATTAGACGTATTATATACTTTAAAAAAAAATAATATTTTAAATTTTCATCTAGCTGGTATTAGTTTAGGTGGAATGGTTTCTTTAGAAATATCGAGACTTATATCTAATGAAGAATGGATGAATATGAATTTAAAATCTGTGTGTATTATGTCTTCTTCATCATCAGGTTTTAATTTAAAAAGAATTAACTACAAACCATTATTTTTAATTTTATTTTCTGTTTTTTTATCTTTTATAAAAGGGAAACCAAGTCATAAACTTTTTTCAAAATATTTAATCTCAAATGATTCTAAAGTAAATAAAAAGCAAATTGTTAAAATATGGGATGACATTTGGAAAAAAGAATCATTCTCTAAAATTGCTTTAATTCGCCAATTGTTAGCGGCCGCTTTTTATAGAATTAAAGTGAATAAAAAAATATTAAAATATAATTATTTATTTATTGTTTCAAAAGGTGATTTATTAGTACCTTGGAATAATACTATTTTTTTATGGGATAAAGTGCCTTTTGCTGAATTGTGTATATTAGATAATTTAGGCCATGATATTACTACAGATGATCCTGTTTTAATTTCAGGTATATTAAATAATTTTTTTAAAAAATTTGAATAA
- the pnp gene encoding polyribonucleotide nucleotidyltransferase yields the protein MFNITEKSIQIGDNQITIETGRIARQAGGSVLVTCGGTQVLVTATAAKEAQVTASFFPLSVDYIEKFYSAGRIPGGYIKRETRPSDREILISRLIDRPIRPLFPETYLVETQVIAKVVSLDPKISPSQLAILGASCALHISDIPFAGPVAGVRVGFKDGKYLINPPESELPSSDLDLVVAGTKDAILMVEAAANFLTEAQILEAIEVGHKEIKKLCHFQDEIREKCGKEKREVPDVPQNAEMKSVLSKKYAKALKDAYAIASKSDRKKAIDAVKKEAKAELVEAGNTESEKAFSYLFEMQEYKILRNSIIKDNYRVDGRSTKDVRNIDCQTSVLKRTHGSALFTRGETQSLGVVTLGTHDDAQRSESIMNVLEEKTFMLHYNMPGYSVGEVKRLGSPGRREVGHGNLAERALKASLPTKNRFPYSIRIVSEITESNGSSSMASVCSGTLSMLDAGVPLKEPIAGIAMGLILEGKEYAILSDILGDEDHLGDMDFKVAGGKNGITAMQMDIKISGISMEILEKALAQAKDARILILDKMLRAISRPNDLSQLAPRIEQIKIKPERVRDLIGPGGKNIKKIVSDTGCKLEVNDEGIVSIASTDGNSAAKAKRMVNYLTTDPEIGEIYLGIVKKTADFGAFVEIKPGVEGLVHISQLAATRINKTEEVVKEGDEVMVKVIELDRTGRIKLSRKDAIGKTPSNEGTRPWVL from the coding sequence CTATTGAAACAGGACGAATTGCAAGACAAGCAGGCGGATCCGTCCTTGTTACCTGCGGAGGCACTCAAGTTCTCGTAACGGCTACGGCAGCAAAAGAAGCTCAGGTAACTGCGTCCTTCTTCCCACTTTCAGTAGACTATATTGAAAAATTTTATTCTGCAGGCCGTATTCCTGGTGGCTACATCAAAAGAGAAACACGCCCCTCTGACAGAGAAATTTTAATCAGCCGTTTAATAGACCGCCCAATTCGCCCACTTTTCCCTGAAACTTACTTAGTAGAAACACAGGTTATCGCTAAAGTTGTTTCCTTAGATCCTAAAATATCTCCTTCTCAACTCGCTATTTTAGGCGCTAGTTGCGCATTACATATTTCTGATATTCCTTTTGCTGGACCTGTTGCAGGAGTTCGCGTTGGATTTAAAGATGGAAAATATTTAATTAATCCACCAGAGTCCGAACTTCCATCAAGTGATCTTGATCTTGTTGTTGCTGGTACAAAAGATGCTATTTTAATGGTTGAAGCTGCAGCTAATTTTTTAACTGAAGCTCAAATTCTTGAAGCCATTGAAGTTGGTCACAAAGAAATTAAAAAACTATGCCATTTTCAAGATGAAATTCGTGAAAAATGCGGTAAAGAAAAACGTGAAGTTCCAGATGTTCCACAAAATGCGGAAATGAAATCTGTTCTTTCTAAAAAATATGCAAAAGCTTTAAAAGATGCTTATGCAATTGCATCTAAATCTGATAGAAAAAAAGCAATTGATGCAGTTAAAAAAGAAGCGAAAGCAGAGCTTGTTGAAGCTGGTAATACTGAATCTGAAAAAGCGTTTAGTTACCTTTTTGAAATGCAAGAATATAAAATATTACGCAATAGTATTATTAAAGATAATTATCGTGTTGATGGACGTTCTACAAAAGACGTTCGTAATATTGACTGCCAAACGAGTGTATTAAAAAGAACTCATGGTTCCGCATTATTCACACGCGGCGAAACACAATCATTAGGTGTTGTTACCTTAGGAACTCATGATGACGCTCAAAGAAGCGAATCTATTATGAACGTTCTCGAAGAAAAAACATTCATGTTACATTACAACATGCCTGGTTATTCTGTTGGAGAAGTAAAACGTCTTGGCTCTCCAGGAAGACGTGAAGTAGGTCATGGTAACCTTGCAGAACGCGCTTTAAAAGCTTCTCTTCCAACTAAAAATCGCTTTCCTTATTCTATCCGTATCGTATCTGAAATTACAGAAAGTAATGGCTCAAGCTCAATGGCTTCTGTTTGTTCTGGTACTTTATCTATGCTTGACGCTGGCGTTCCTTTAAAAGAGCCTATTGCCGGAATTGCAATGGGTCTTATTTTAGAAGGAAAAGAATACGCAATTTTATCCGATATTTTAGGTGACGAAGATCATCTTGGCGATATGGATTTTAAAGTTGCTGGCGGCAAAAACGGAATTACAGCTATGCAAATGGACATCAAAATTTCAGGAATTTCAATGGAAATTCTTGAAAAAGCACTTGCACAAGCTAAAGATGCTCGTATTTTAATATTAGATAAAATGCTACGCGCTATTTCACGTCCAAATGATTTAAGTCAACTTGCTCCACGAATTGAACAAATTAAAATCAAACCAGAAAGAGTTCGTGATCTTATTGGCCCTGGTGGAAAAAATATCAAGAAAATTGTTTCTGACACTGGCTGTAAGTTAGAAGTAAATGATGAAGGCATTGTAAGCATTGCATCTACTGATGGAAATTCAGCAGCAAAAGCTAAACGAATGGTAAATTATTTAACAACAGATCCTGAAATTGGTGAAATATACTTAGGTATAGTTAAGAAAACAGCTGATTTTGGCGCCTTTGTTGAAATAAAACCAGGAGTCGAAGGTCTAGTTCATATATCTCAGCTCGCTGCAACTCGTATTAATAAAACAGAAGAAGTTGTTAAAGAAGGTGACGAAGTCATGGTTAAAGTTATTGAACTTGACCGGACAGGACGCATTAAACTAAGTCGTAAAGATGCCATTGGTAAAACACCTTCTAACGAAGGAACTCGTCCTTGGGTATTATAA